Proteins found in one Panicum hallii strain FIL2 chromosome 4, PHallii_v3.1, whole genome shotgun sequence genomic segment:
- the LOC112889535 gene encoding 1-phosphatidylinositol-3-phosphate 5-kinase FAB1A-like isoform X2 has product MGDQKKTFSDVVKLLTSWLPRRSNPDNFSRDFWMPDHSCRVCYECDTQFTIFNRRHHCRLCGRIFCGKCTVNSIPVSSGPDRHVDEGDRIRVCTFCFKQWEQERVTSLKQVMPVLSPSLSEASLFSTKSTITINSVTTPGGSYSTGNYQHVGCVASSSNLKCCHDKTSHNTQDAHVPEKIRSTVSNKDDSSSVQFDFYTNRSDDEDEEYPSYCSDQQQNGQYYGPDGFDELDTSFNSTMSQIVEESMVSKEVSPHVVDQGFPSTLPVTKLENEQEPDNNSECGAASSIYALESKDTNPVDFEKDELFWLPPEPEDEDDEMGGDLFDDDDDDECIADGEQCRIRSSSSFGSGEFRVRDRSGEEHKKVMKNVIDGHFRALISQLLEVENISLHEGDDMGWLEIVTSVSWEAANFLKPDTSQGGGMDPGGYVKVKCLACGHRSESIVVKGVVCKKNVAHRRMTTRIEKPHLLLLAGALEYHRVTNQLSSIDTLLQQETDHLKMAVAKIVAQKPNLLLVENSVSRYAQDLLLEKNISLVLNIKQPLLQRISRCTGAQIVPSIDLLPSQKLGYCELFHVDKYDEHSVNLGNMAKKMVKTMMFFEGCPKPLGCTVLLKGGSMDELKKIKHVVQYGIFAAYHLALETSFLADEGATLTELPLKSPLTVALPDKRSTADNSISAVPGFTINVSNNQQTDSFDHLGTNYIMPTDPGERAVVEAPVSSECLTSQNTYSHSYGLLCANSSNFNHGNGDVNELVKVTATSASASISSTSTSGAPTNHSPRYSAVEKKGMHFGDYHDGSTRSRGKMIMMDSASTLSCYRHNTVESSTNITSSDIKESLEGSYALADVRTMSNNNAVVVQPVSSAAAQNQETSQGDDSTSNKDEVMASDHQSILVSLSTRCVWKGTICERSQLLRIKYYGNFDKPLGRFLRDYLFDQGYQCRSCDKPPEAHVHCYTHRQGSLTISVRKLTEIVLSGERDGKIWMWHRCLKCPWSNGFPPATQRIVMSDAAWGLSLGKFLELSFSNHAAASRVASCGHSLHRDCLRFYGFGKMVACFRYAPISVHSVYLPPHKLDFGHQPLDWIQKEANEVIERAKHLFDEVLHALCLISGKKVQGGSLNIEPSTYIAELESMLRKEKSEFEGCLNKVLRKDMQKGQPDILEINRLRRQLLFHSYLWDRRLAFAARSDRCCHELFNFKQGDKEKIRSVDSVAEQNALTKAQIEVSGNKHTSKDAKYVECLQESNYGGNRTGLDASTPNSNHDQQMTTSELDLLQRDIKTPLYSSVSVSGESIPLEPDLVARRTLSEGQFPSVLDVTNALEAKWTGKDDPVSSSKVTMLDSATSSEDSEEHMGDTTPSCASILLNKLGDSAADHSNWIRMPFLLFYRSLNKQWNRSNRFDALNEYTPEYVSSFLREVERQIGPKFIFPIGINDIVVGVYDDEPTSIISYALASQEYHLQMSDELERDTIDTSLPLCDSRSTSLTELDDCTSELLRSVVLTEDNILSMSGSKNPLASDPLVPRKVSHIKVNFGDEGPLGQVKYTVICYYAKQFDALRRMCCPSERDFIKSLSRCKKWGAQGGKSNVFFAKSMDDRFIIKQVTKTELESFMKFAPDYFQYVSESICTGSPTCIAKILG; this is encoded by the exons ATGGGGGACCAAAAGAAAACATTTTCTGATGTAGTCAAGCTTTTGACATCATGGCTGCCGCGTCGTTCCAACCCAGACAATTTCTCCAGGGACTTCTGGATGCCTGACCACAGTTGTCGAGTCTGCTATGAATGTGACACGCAGTTCACCATATTCAACCGCAGGCATCATTGTCGTCTATGTGGGCGAATTTTCTGTGGTAAGTGTACTGTGAACTCGATACCAGTTTCAAGTGGGCCTGACAGACATGTTGATGAGGGGGACAGGATACGTGTCTGCACCTTCTGCTTCAAGCAATGGGAGCAAGAAAGAGTCACTTCCCTCAAACAGGTGATGCCTGTGCTCAGCCCTTCCCTATCCGAGGCGAGTTTGTTCAGTACCAAGTCAACTATTACCATCAATAGTGTTACCACACCAGGTGGATCTTACTCTACTGGAAATTATCAGCATGTGGGTTGTGTTGCCAGCAGTAGTAATCTGAAGTGTTGCCATGACAAGACCTCACATAATACACAAGACGCCCATGTGCCTGAGAAAATCAGGTCCACTGTTTCAAACAAAGATGACTCATCTTCAGTTCAGTTTGATTTTTACACAAACAG gagcgatgatgaagatgaagaaTATCCTTCTTACTGCTCTGATCAACAGCAGAATGGACAATATTATGGCCCAGATGGGTTTGACGAGCTTGATACATCCTTCAATTCAACAATGTCGCAGATAGTAGAAGAATCTATGGTCTCTAAAGAAGTATCCCCTCATGTGGTTGATCAAGGGTTTCCCAGCACACTGCCCGTTACCAAACTGGAGAATGAACAAGAACCTGATAATAATTCTGAATGCGGGGCTGCTTCGTCCATTTATGCTCTGGAAAGTAAGGATACAAATCCAGTGGACTTCGAAAAGGATGAACTTTTCTGGCTTCCTCCTGAACCagaagatgaagatgatgagATGGGAGGTGACTTGTTtgatgacgacgatgatgatgagtgCATAGCTGATGGTGAACAGTGTCGGATTCGATCATCAAGTAGTTTTGGAAGTGGAGAATTCCGAGTTAGAGATCGGTCTGGTGAAGAACATAAGAAAGTAATGAAGAATGTCATTGATGGACATTTCAGGGCTCTGATTTCTCAGCTGTTGGAGGTGGAGAATATTTCCTTGCATGAAGGTGATGACATGGGCTGGTTAGAGATTGTTACTTCTGTATCATGGGAAGCTGCCAACTTCCTCAAGCCAGACACAAGCCAAGGTGGGGGCATGGATCCTGGCGGGTATGTCAAGGTTAAGTGTTTAGCATGTGGGCACCGCAGCGAAAG TATTGTTGTAAAAGGAGTAGTCTGTAAGAAGAATGTTGCACATAGGCGCATGACAACTAGAATAGAAAAGCCTCATCTCCTATTACTTGCAGGAGCTCTTGAGTACCACCGAGTAACAAATCAGCTGTCAAGTATTGATACATTGCTTCAGCAG GAAACAGATCACCTTAAAATGGCAGTCGCGAAGATTGTAGCTCAAAAACCTAACTTGCTTTTGGTTGAGAATTCAGTTTCTCGTTATGCTCAAGATTTACTTCTAGAAAAGAACATATCATTGGTTTTAAATATCAAGCAGCCCCTCTTGCAGCGTATTTCTCGTTGCACAGGTGCTCAGATAGTTCCTTCTATTGATCTCCTACCATCTCAGAAGCTTGGTTACTGTGAATTATTTCATGTAGATAAATATGACGAACATTCTGTTAACTTGGGTAATATGGCAAAGAAAATGGTGAAGACCATGATGTTCTTTGAAGGATGCCCAAAACCATTGGGTTGCACT GTTCTGCTGAAGGGTGGTAGCATGGATGAGCTTAAAAAAATTAAGCATGTGGTCCAGTATGGAATTTTCGCAGCGTATCACCTGGCGTTGGAAACATCTTTCCTTGCAGATGAAGGTGCTACCCTAACAGAACTTCCATTGAAGTCCCCATTAACTGTAGCCTTGCCAGACAAACGATCTACTGCGGACAATTCCATTTCAGCAGTGCCAGGCTTCACAATCAATGTTTCTAACAACCAGCAAACTGATAGTTTTGATCACCTTGGCACCAACTACATTATGCCAACTGACCCTGGTGAAAGAGCTGTAGTTGAAGCACCAGTATCAAGTGAATGCCTTACTTCTCAAAATACCTACTCCCATTCTTATGGACTGTTGTGTGCTAACAGCAGCAATTTCAACCATGGGAATGGTGATGTAAATGAATTAGTTAAAGTCACTGCAACTTCAGCTTCTGCTTCCATATCTTCTACATCTACATCTGGTGCACCCACCAACCACAGTCCTAGATATTCTGCTGTGGAAAAGAAAGGTATGCATTTTGGCGATTATCATGATGGTTCAACAAGATCACGTGGTAAGATGATAATGATGGATTCAGCCAGCACATTGAGTTGCTATCGCCACAACACAGTTGAAAGTAGCACCAATATCACTAGTTCTGATATCAAGGAGTCATTAGAAGGTTCATATGCTTTGGCTGATGTGAGAACCATGAGCAATAACAATGCTGTGGTAGTCCAACCAGTGTCTAGTGCTGCTGCACAAAATCAAGAGACCAGCCAAGGAGATGATAGCACATCAAATAAGGATGAAGTTATGGCTTCTGACCATCAGAGTATCTTAGTCTCATTGTCCACACGATGTGTATGGAAAGGGACTATCTGTGAGCGTTCCCAGCTGTTACGCATCAAGTATTATGGTAATTTTGACAAGCCTCTTGGAAGGTTTTTGCGGGACTACTTGTTTGATCAG GGCTACCAGTGTCGTTCCTGTGATAAGCCACCTGAAGCCCATGTCCATTGTTATACTCATCGCCAGGGAAGTCTAACGATATCAGTTAGAAAACTTACGGAAATCGTTTTGTCAGGTGAAAGGGATGGGAAGATTTGGATGTGGCACAGATGTCTGAAATGCCCTTGGAGTAATGGATTTCCTCCAGCAACTCAGAGGATTGTCATGTCTGATGCTGCTTGGGGTTTGTCACTTGGTAAATTTTTGGAACTTAGCTTTTCCAACCATGCAGCTGCAAGTAGGGTGGCCAGTTGCGGTCATTCTCTCCACAGGGACTGCCTCCGGTTTTATGG GTTTGGCAAAATGGTTGCTTGCTTCCGATATGCTCCTATTAGTGTTCATTCTGTTTATTTACCACCTCATAAACTTGATTTTGGTCACCAGCCCTTGGATTGGATACAGAAAGAAGCAAACGAG GTTATTGAGCGAGCAAAACATCTCTTTGATGAAGTATTACATGCTTTATGCTTGATATCTGGCAAAAAAGTTCAAGGCGGTTCTCTTAACATAGAACCTAGCACATATATTGCTGAGCTTGAAAGCATGCTTCGAAAGGAAAAGTCAGAATTTGAG GGATGCCTGAATAAAGTTTTGAGAAAGGATATGCAGAAAGGCCAACCAGACATACTTGAGATCAATCGGCTGCGAAGGCAGTTACTCTTCCATTCATACTTGTGGGATAGAAGGTTAGCGTTTGCTGCAAGATCAGATAGGTGTTGTCATGAGTTATTTAACTTCAAGCAAGGAGACAAGGAGAAGATCCGTTCTGTAGATAGTGTTGCTGAGCAAAATGCACTAACAAAGGCTCAAATTGAAGTTAGTGGGAATAAGCATACCAGCAAAGATGCTAAATATGTTGAGTGTCTACAGGAAAGCAATTATGGAGGGAATCGCACTGGACTTGATGCGAGTACTCCCAATTCCAATCATGATCAGCAAATGACTACAAGTGAACTGGATTTGCTTCAAAGAGACATTAAAACTCCTCTGTACAGTAGTGTCAGTGTAAGTGGTGAGTCGATACCCTTGGAGCCAGATCTTGTTGCTCGGCGCACCCTTTCAGAGGGTCAGTTTCCTAGTGTATTGGATGTGACTAATGCACTTGAAGCTAAATGGACCGGTAAAGATGATCCTGTTTCTTCTAGCAAGGTAACCATGCTAGATTCTGCAACATCCTCAGAGGATTCAGAAGAACATATGGGTGATACTACACCGTCATGCGCCTCTATATTGCTGAACAAGCTAGGGGACAGTGCAGCAGACCATTCTAATTGGATAAGAATGCCGTTCTTACTATTTTACCGTTCCCTCAATAAGCAATGGAATCGTTCAAACAGATTTGATGCACTCAATGAATATACTCCTGAATATGTTTCTTCTTTCTTAAGGGAAGTTGAGCGTCAAATTGGGCCCAAATTTATCTTTCCTATAGGAATCAATGACATTGTTGTTGGAGTTTATGATGATGAACCTACTAGCATTATCTCCTATGCACTGGCCTCCCAAGAATACCATCTTCAGATGTCAGATGAGCTGGAACGAGATACGATAGACACTTCACTCCCACTATGTGACTCGAGAAGTACCTCATTAACTGAATTGGATGACTGTACTTCTGAACTTCTAAGAAGTGTTGTCTTGACAGAGGACAATATCCTCTCCATGTCAGGAAGCAAAAACCCACTTGCTTCAGATCCACTTGTACCTAGAAAAGTAAGTCACATAAAAGTGAATTTTGGGGATGAAGGTCCTCTAGGACAGGTGAAGTACACTGTGATTTGTTACTATGCAAAACAATTCGATGCTCTGAGAAGAATGTGCTGTCCATCAGAGCGTGATTTTATCAAGTCACTTAGTCGTTGCAAGAAATGGGGTGCTCAAGGAGGCAAGAGCAATGTATTCTTTGCAAAATCAATGGATGACCGTTTCATAATTAAGCAGGTTACCAAAACCGAATTAGAATCTTTCATGAAATTTGCTCCAGACTACTTCCAGTATGTATCTGAGTCGATTTGCACAGGCAGTCCTACTTGCATTGCAAAAATTCTAG GTTAA
- the LOC112889535 gene encoding 1-phosphatidylinositol-3-phosphate 5-kinase FAB1A-like isoform X1 — protein sequence MGDQKKTFSDVVKLLTSWLPRRSNPDNFSRDFWMPDHSCRVCYECDTQFTIFNRRHHCRLCGRIFCGKCTVNSIPVSSGPDRHVDEGDRIRVCTFCFKQWEQERVTSLKQVMPVLSPSLSEASLFSTKSTITINSVTTPGGSYSTGNYQHVGCVASSSNLKCCHDKTSHNTQDAHVPEKIRSTVSNKDDSSSVQFDFYTNRSDDEDEEYPSYCSDQQQNGQYYGPDGFDELDTSFNSTMSQIVEESMVSKEVSPHVVDQGFPSTLPVTKLENEQEPDNNSECGAASSIYALESKDTNPVDFEKDELFWLPPEPEDEDDEMGGDLFDDDDDDECIADGEQCRIRSSSSFGSGEFRVRDRSGEEHKKVMKNVIDGHFRALISQLLEVENISLHEGDDMGWLEIVTSVSWEAANFLKPDTSQGGGMDPGGYVKVKCLACGHRSESIVVKGVVCKKNVAHRRMTTRIEKPHLLLLAGALEYHRVTNQLSSIDTLLQQETDHLKMAVAKIVAQKPNLLLVENSVSRYAQDLLLEKNISLVLNIKQPLLQRISRCTGAQIVPSIDLLPSQKLGYCELFHVDKYDEHSVNLGNMAKKMVKTMMFFEGCPKPLGCTVLLKGGSMDELKKIKHVVQYGIFAAYHLALETSFLADEGATLTELPLKSPLTVALPDKRSTADNSISAVPGFTINVSNNQQTDSFDHLGTNYIMPTDPGERAVVEAPVSSECLTSQNTYSHSYGLLCANSSNFNHGNGDVNELVKVTATSASASISSTSTSGAPTNHSPRYSAVEKKGMHFGDYHDGSTRSRGKMIMMDSASTLSCYRHNTVESSTNITSSDIKESLEGSYALADVRTMSNNNAVVVQPVSSAAAQNQETSQGDDSTSNKDEVMASDHQSILVSLSTRCVWKGTICERSQLLRIKYYGNFDKPLGRFLRDYLFDQGYQCRSCDKPPEAHVHCYTHRQGSLTISVRKLTEIVLSGERDGKIWMWHRCLKCPWSNGFPPATQRIVMSDAAWGLSLGKFLELSFSNHAAASRVASCGHSLHRDCLRFYGFGKMVACFRYAPISVHSVYLPPHKLDFGHQPLDWIQKEANEVIERAKHLFDEVLHALCLISGKKVQGGSLNIEPSTYIAELESMLRKEKSEFEGCLNKVLRKDMQKGQPDILEINRLRRQLLFHSYLWDRRLAFAARSDRCCHELFNFKQGDKEKIRSVDSVAEQNALTKAQIEVSGNKHTSKDAKYVECLQESNYGGNRTGLDASTPNSNHDQQMTTSELDLLQRDIKTPLYSSVSVSGESIPLEPDLVARRTLSEGQFPSVLDVTNALEAKWTGKDDPVSSSKVTMLDSATSSEDSEEHMGDTTPSCASILLNKLGDSAADHSNWIRMPFLLFYRSLNKQWNRSNRFDALNEYTPEYVSSFLREVERQIGPKFIFPIGINDIVVGVYDDEPTSIISYALASQEYHLQMSDELERDTIDTSLPLCDSRSTSLTELDDCTSELLRSVVLTEDNILSMSGSKNPLASDPLVPRKVSHIKVNFGDEGPLGQVKYTVICYYAKQFDALRRMCCPSERDFIKSLSRCKKWGAQGGKSNVFFAKSMDDRFIIKQVTKTELESFMKFAPDYFQYVSESICTGSPTCIAKILGIYQVKSLKGGKEMRMDILVMENLLFERNVTTLYDLKGSTRSRYNPDSNGSDKVLLDQNLIEAMPTSPIFVGNKAKRLLERAVWNDTSFLASIDVMDYSLLVGVDEKRHELVMGIIDFMRQYTWDKHLETWVKASGILGGPKNVSPTVISPKQYKKRFRKAMSAYFLVVPDQWSPPEIIPNKQGADSGQDSDQVPFTEL from the exons ATGGGGGACCAAAAGAAAACATTTTCTGATGTAGTCAAGCTTTTGACATCATGGCTGCCGCGTCGTTCCAACCCAGACAATTTCTCCAGGGACTTCTGGATGCCTGACCACAGTTGTCGAGTCTGCTATGAATGTGACACGCAGTTCACCATATTCAACCGCAGGCATCATTGTCGTCTATGTGGGCGAATTTTCTGTGGTAAGTGTACTGTGAACTCGATACCAGTTTCAAGTGGGCCTGACAGACATGTTGATGAGGGGGACAGGATACGTGTCTGCACCTTCTGCTTCAAGCAATGGGAGCAAGAAAGAGTCACTTCCCTCAAACAGGTGATGCCTGTGCTCAGCCCTTCCCTATCCGAGGCGAGTTTGTTCAGTACCAAGTCAACTATTACCATCAATAGTGTTACCACACCAGGTGGATCTTACTCTACTGGAAATTATCAGCATGTGGGTTGTGTTGCCAGCAGTAGTAATCTGAAGTGTTGCCATGACAAGACCTCACATAATACACAAGACGCCCATGTGCCTGAGAAAATCAGGTCCACTGTTTCAAACAAAGATGACTCATCTTCAGTTCAGTTTGATTTTTACACAAACAG gagcgatgatgaagatgaagaaTATCCTTCTTACTGCTCTGATCAACAGCAGAATGGACAATATTATGGCCCAGATGGGTTTGACGAGCTTGATACATCCTTCAATTCAACAATGTCGCAGATAGTAGAAGAATCTATGGTCTCTAAAGAAGTATCCCCTCATGTGGTTGATCAAGGGTTTCCCAGCACACTGCCCGTTACCAAACTGGAGAATGAACAAGAACCTGATAATAATTCTGAATGCGGGGCTGCTTCGTCCATTTATGCTCTGGAAAGTAAGGATACAAATCCAGTGGACTTCGAAAAGGATGAACTTTTCTGGCTTCCTCCTGAACCagaagatgaagatgatgagATGGGAGGTGACTTGTTtgatgacgacgatgatgatgagtgCATAGCTGATGGTGAACAGTGTCGGATTCGATCATCAAGTAGTTTTGGAAGTGGAGAATTCCGAGTTAGAGATCGGTCTGGTGAAGAACATAAGAAAGTAATGAAGAATGTCATTGATGGACATTTCAGGGCTCTGATTTCTCAGCTGTTGGAGGTGGAGAATATTTCCTTGCATGAAGGTGATGACATGGGCTGGTTAGAGATTGTTACTTCTGTATCATGGGAAGCTGCCAACTTCCTCAAGCCAGACACAAGCCAAGGTGGGGGCATGGATCCTGGCGGGTATGTCAAGGTTAAGTGTTTAGCATGTGGGCACCGCAGCGAAAG TATTGTTGTAAAAGGAGTAGTCTGTAAGAAGAATGTTGCACATAGGCGCATGACAACTAGAATAGAAAAGCCTCATCTCCTATTACTTGCAGGAGCTCTTGAGTACCACCGAGTAACAAATCAGCTGTCAAGTATTGATACATTGCTTCAGCAG GAAACAGATCACCTTAAAATGGCAGTCGCGAAGATTGTAGCTCAAAAACCTAACTTGCTTTTGGTTGAGAATTCAGTTTCTCGTTATGCTCAAGATTTACTTCTAGAAAAGAACATATCATTGGTTTTAAATATCAAGCAGCCCCTCTTGCAGCGTATTTCTCGTTGCACAGGTGCTCAGATAGTTCCTTCTATTGATCTCCTACCATCTCAGAAGCTTGGTTACTGTGAATTATTTCATGTAGATAAATATGACGAACATTCTGTTAACTTGGGTAATATGGCAAAGAAAATGGTGAAGACCATGATGTTCTTTGAAGGATGCCCAAAACCATTGGGTTGCACT GTTCTGCTGAAGGGTGGTAGCATGGATGAGCTTAAAAAAATTAAGCATGTGGTCCAGTATGGAATTTTCGCAGCGTATCACCTGGCGTTGGAAACATCTTTCCTTGCAGATGAAGGTGCTACCCTAACAGAACTTCCATTGAAGTCCCCATTAACTGTAGCCTTGCCAGACAAACGATCTACTGCGGACAATTCCATTTCAGCAGTGCCAGGCTTCACAATCAATGTTTCTAACAACCAGCAAACTGATAGTTTTGATCACCTTGGCACCAACTACATTATGCCAACTGACCCTGGTGAAAGAGCTGTAGTTGAAGCACCAGTATCAAGTGAATGCCTTACTTCTCAAAATACCTACTCCCATTCTTATGGACTGTTGTGTGCTAACAGCAGCAATTTCAACCATGGGAATGGTGATGTAAATGAATTAGTTAAAGTCACTGCAACTTCAGCTTCTGCTTCCATATCTTCTACATCTACATCTGGTGCACCCACCAACCACAGTCCTAGATATTCTGCTGTGGAAAAGAAAGGTATGCATTTTGGCGATTATCATGATGGTTCAACAAGATCACGTGGTAAGATGATAATGATGGATTCAGCCAGCACATTGAGTTGCTATCGCCACAACACAGTTGAAAGTAGCACCAATATCACTAGTTCTGATATCAAGGAGTCATTAGAAGGTTCATATGCTTTGGCTGATGTGAGAACCATGAGCAATAACAATGCTGTGGTAGTCCAACCAGTGTCTAGTGCTGCTGCACAAAATCAAGAGACCAGCCAAGGAGATGATAGCACATCAAATAAGGATGAAGTTATGGCTTCTGACCATCAGAGTATCTTAGTCTCATTGTCCACACGATGTGTATGGAAAGGGACTATCTGTGAGCGTTCCCAGCTGTTACGCATCAAGTATTATGGTAATTTTGACAAGCCTCTTGGAAGGTTTTTGCGGGACTACTTGTTTGATCAG GGCTACCAGTGTCGTTCCTGTGATAAGCCACCTGAAGCCCATGTCCATTGTTATACTCATCGCCAGGGAAGTCTAACGATATCAGTTAGAAAACTTACGGAAATCGTTTTGTCAGGTGAAAGGGATGGGAAGATTTGGATGTGGCACAGATGTCTGAAATGCCCTTGGAGTAATGGATTTCCTCCAGCAACTCAGAGGATTGTCATGTCTGATGCTGCTTGGGGTTTGTCACTTGGTAAATTTTTGGAACTTAGCTTTTCCAACCATGCAGCTGCAAGTAGGGTGGCCAGTTGCGGTCATTCTCTCCACAGGGACTGCCTCCGGTTTTATGG GTTTGGCAAAATGGTTGCTTGCTTCCGATATGCTCCTATTAGTGTTCATTCTGTTTATTTACCACCTCATAAACTTGATTTTGGTCACCAGCCCTTGGATTGGATACAGAAAGAAGCAAACGAG GTTATTGAGCGAGCAAAACATCTCTTTGATGAAGTATTACATGCTTTATGCTTGATATCTGGCAAAAAAGTTCAAGGCGGTTCTCTTAACATAGAACCTAGCACATATATTGCTGAGCTTGAAAGCATGCTTCGAAAGGAAAAGTCAGAATTTGAG GGATGCCTGAATAAAGTTTTGAGAAAGGATATGCAGAAAGGCCAACCAGACATACTTGAGATCAATCGGCTGCGAAGGCAGTTACTCTTCCATTCATACTTGTGGGATAGAAGGTTAGCGTTTGCTGCAAGATCAGATAGGTGTTGTCATGAGTTATTTAACTTCAAGCAAGGAGACAAGGAGAAGATCCGTTCTGTAGATAGTGTTGCTGAGCAAAATGCACTAACAAAGGCTCAAATTGAAGTTAGTGGGAATAAGCATACCAGCAAAGATGCTAAATATGTTGAGTGTCTACAGGAAAGCAATTATGGAGGGAATCGCACTGGACTTGATGCGAGTACTCCCAATTCCAATCATGATCAGCAAATGACTACAAGTGAACTGGATTTGCTTCAAAGAGACATTAAAACTCCTCTGTACAGTAGTGTCAGTGTAAGTGGTGAGTCGATACCCTTGGAGCCAGATCTTGTTGCTCGGCGCACCCTTTCAGAGGGTCAGTTTCCTAGTGTATTGGATGTGACTAATGCACTTGAAGCTAAATGGACCGGTAAAGATGATCCTGTTTCTTCTAGCAAGGTAACCATGCTAGATTCTGCAACATCCTCAGAGGATTCAGAAGAACATATGGGTGATACTACACCGTCATGCGCCTCTATATTGCTGAACAAGCTAGGGGACAGTGCAGCAGACCATTCTAATTGGATAAGAATGCCGTTCTTACTATTTTACCGTTCCCTCAATAAGCAATGGAATCGTTCAAACAGATTTGATGCACTCAATGAATATACTCCTGAATATGTTTCTTCTTTCTTAAGGGAAGTTGAGCGTCAAATTGGGCCCAAATTTATCTTTCCTATAGGAATCAATGACATTGTTGTTGGAGTTTATGATGATGAACCTACTAGCATTATCTCCTATGCACTGGCCTCCCAAGAATACCATCTTCAGATGTCAGATGAGCTGGAACGAGATACGATAGACACTTCACTCCCACTATGTGACTCGAGAAGTACCTCATTAACTGAATTGGATGACTGTACTTCTGAACTTCTAAGAAGTGTTGTCTTGACAGAGGACAATATCCTCTCCATGTCAGGAAGCAAAAACCCACTTGCTTCAGATCCACTTGTACCTAGAAAAGTAAGTCACATAAAAGTGAATTTTGGGGATGAAGGTCCTCTAGGACAGGTGAAGTACACTGTGATTTGTTACTATGCAAAACAATTCGATGCTCTGAGAAGAATGTGCTGTCCATCAGAGCGTGATTTTATCAAGTCACTTAGTCGTTGCAAGAAATGGGGTGCTCAAGGAGGCAAGAGCAATGTATTCTTTGCAAAATCAATGGATGACCGTTTCATAATTAAGCAGGTTACCAAAACCGAATTAGAATCTTTCATGAAATTTGCTCCAGACTACTTCCAGTATGTATCTGAGTCGATTTGCACAGGCAGTCCTACTTGCATTGCAAAAATTCTAGGTATCTATCAG GTTAAGAGCCTGAAAGGTGGTAAGGAGATGAGGATGGATATTCTTGTGATGGAAAATCTTTTGTTTGAGCGTAATGTGACAACATTGTATGATTTGAAGGGTTCTACAAGATCAAGATATAACCCAGACTCAAATGGTAGCGACAAAGTGCTTCTTGATCAGAACTTAATTGAAGCGATGCCTACATCCCCGATTTTTGTTGGAAACAAAGCAAAGCGGCTGCTAGAGAGAGCTGTTTGGAATGACACTTCCTTTCTTGCT TCCATCGATGTAATGGATTACTCATTACTTGTCGGTGTCGATGAGAAAAGGCATGAACTTGTAATGGGAATTATAGATTTCATGAGGCAGTATACGTGGGACAAACACCTAGAGACATGGGTGAAAGCTTCAGGTATATTAGGGGGACCGAAGAATGTGTCACCAACAGTAATTTCACCAAAGCAATACAAGAAGCGGTTCAGGAAAGCCATGTCGGCTTACTTCCTTGTCGTCCCAGATCAATGGTCACCTCCAGAAATCATCCCCAACAAGCAAGGGGCTGATAGTGGTCAAGACAGCGACCAGGTTCCCTTTACGGAATTGTGA